The Catenuloplanes niger genome includes a window with the following:
- a CDS encoding ABC transporter substrate-binding protein has product MRSTVPLLATLTLTVAVAGCGATDDGGGDGPIRIGQIVSLTGNYSPLGSENQKSVALAVDRINAAGGIGGRRITLTVRDDKSAPDQAVLAFNELKGESDAIIGSPFSNSALAVLPLVDREEIPYISLTPADEQVDPVRPYVFVVPATSATYAQAALEYFQATGVSRLAVAYDGRSSYAAAGFKGLQTRSGGYGVRLAPTEEFQTGATEFGAVFTHVRSSDAQALMVWATGPPAVALTKQYATAGLDVPLVLTGAQASKLFLDPAGPAAEGVTIAHSIGVTGAALPAGAQRTAVDELTTAFTAAHGYPPPQFAQDGWSGVKLLAAAIEKAGGTDRTRVRDALEGLTLTTPNGTYRYSATDHSGLTTEFIAISTVRGGAFVPTEFSAARLATIGGR; this is encoded by the coding sequence GTGCGCAGCACCGTGCCGCTCCTCGCCACCCTGACCCTCACCGTCGCCGTCGCCGGCTGCGGCGCCACCGACGACGGCGGCGGCGACGGGCCCATCCGGATCGGTCAGATCGTCTCGCTGACCGGCAACTACTCGCCGCTGGGCAGCGAGAACCAGAAGTCGGTCGCGCTCGCCGTCGACCGGATCAACGCCGCCGGCGGCATCGGCGGGCGCCGGATCACGCTCACCGTCCGCGACGACAAGAGCGCCCCCGACCAGGCGGTGCTCGCGTTCAACGAGCTCAAGGGCGAGTCCGACGCGATCATCGGCTCGCCGTTCTCCAACTCCGCCCTCGCCGTCCTCCCGCTCGTCGACCGCGAGGAGATCCCCTACATCTCGCTGACCCCCGCCGACGAACAGGTCGACCCGGTCCGGCCGTACGTCTTCGTCGTGCCCGCCACCAGCGCCACCTACGCCCAGGCGGCGCTGGAGTACTTCCAGGCCACCGGCGTCAGCCGGCTCGCGGTCGCCTACGACGGCCGCAGCAGCTACGCGGCGGCCGGGTTCAAGGGCCTGCAGACCAGATCCGGGGGGTACGGTGTGCGCCTCGCCCCCACGGAGGAGTTCCAGACCGGCGCCACCGAGTTCGGCGCGGTCTTCACGCACGTGCGCTCCTCCGACGCGCAGGCGCTGATGGTCTGGGCCACCGGGCCACCGGCCGTCGCCCTGACCAAGCAGTACGCGACCGCCGGCCTGGACGTCCCGCTGGTGCTCACCGGCGCCCAGGCCAGCAAGCTCTTCCTCGACCCGGCCGGCCCGGCCGCGGAGGGCGTCACGATCGCGCACTCGATCGGCGTGACCGGCGCCGCCCTGCCGGCCGGCGCGCAGCGCACCGCGGTCGACGAGCTGACCACCGCCTTCACCGCGGCGCACGGCTACCCGCCGCCGCAGTTCGCCCAGGACGGCTGGAGCGGCGTCAAGCTCCTCGCGGCCGCGATCGAGAAGGCCGGCGGCACCGACCGCACGCGGGTCCGCGACGCGCTGGAGGGCCTGACCCTCACCACCCCGAACGGCACCTACCGCTACTCCGCCACCGACCACAGTGGGCTGACCACCGAGTTCATCGCGATCAGCACGGTCCGAGGGGGCGCCTTCGTGCCCACCGAGTTCTCCGCGGCCCGGCTGGCCACGATCGGTGGCCGGTGA
- a CDS encoding ABC transporter ATP-binding protein: protein MAAGAALEVTGLTRAFGGVHAVREAGLTVAPGELRAVIGPNGAGKTTLFALIGGQLAADAGTVRLDGRRIDRLPPHRRAGRGVAVVFQAARVFAGLTARENVMVGAHATTSAGFVAAALRLPAHHRQERLIRDRAAQCLARTGLTEWADRPAGELPLGQQRALQLARALCGRPRLLLLDEPASGLRAAERDRLAELIASLRAEGLTILLVEHDVTFVMRLADRITVLDLGRVIADGPPARVRADPAVIAAYLGSTLDRRAAA from the coding sequence ATGGCGGCCGGCGCCGCCCTGGAGGTCACCGGCCTGACCCGCGCGTTCGGCGGTGTCCACGCCGTGCGCGAGGCCGGCCTGACCGTCGCGCCGGGCGAGTTGCGCGCCGTCATCGGCCCGAACGGGGCGGGCAAGACCACGCTGTTCGCGCTGATCGGCGGCCAGCTCGCCGCGGACGCCGGTACGGTGCGCCTCGACGGGCGGCGCATCGACCGGCTGCCGCCGCACCGCCGCGCCGGCCGCGGCGTGGCCGTGGTGTTCCAGGCCGCCCGGGTCTTCGCCGGCCTGACCGCGCGGGAGAACGTGATGGTCGGCGCGCACGCCACCACCAGCGCCGGGTTCGTGGCGGCGGCGCTGCGGCTGCCCGCCCACCACCGGCAGGAGCGGCTGATCCGGGACCGGGCCGCGCAGTGCCTGGCCCGCACCGGCCTCACCGAGTGGGCCGACCGGCCCGCCGGTGAGCTGCCGCTGGGCCAGCAGCGCGCGCTGCAGCTGGCCCGCGCCCTGTGCGGGCGGCCACGGCTGCTGCTGCTCGACGAGCCCGCCTCCGGGCTGCGGGCGGCCGAGCGGGACCGGCTGGCCGAGCTGATCGCCTCGCTGCGGGCCGAGGGGCTGACCATCCTGCTGGTCGAGCACGACGTGACGTTCGTGATGCGGTTGGCCGACCGGATCACGGTGCTGGACCTGGGCCGGGTCATCGCCGACGGCCCGCCGGCACGGGTGCGCGCCGACCCGGCGGTGATCGCCGCCTACCTCGGTTCCACCCTGGACCGGCGGGCCGCGGCATGA
- a CDS encoding ABC transporter ATP-binding protein — MSAVLEVRDLSVRYAGAIALDGVSLTVSAGERVALIGANGAGKTTLVRAVCGLVRPAAGTVTVRGRCAQVPEGREVFGDLTVEDNLRLGGWRNGRRGRDTTAVYALFPALAGLRRRRAGTLSGGQQQMVAIGRALMARPDVLVIDELSLGLAPLAVEEITGHLRALSVALLLIEQNARLALDLCARGYVLESGRVALAGDAAGLAADPRVAAAYLGGHVAVTP; from the coding sequence ATGAGCGCCGTCCTGGAGGTCCGGGACCTCAGCGTGCGCTACGCGGGTGCCATCGCGCTCGACGGCGTGTCCCTGACCGTGTCCGCCGGGGAGCGGGTCGCGCTGATCGGGGCGAACGGCGCCGGCAAGACCACGCTGGTCCGCGCGGTCTGCGGGCTGGTGCGCCCCGCGGCCGGGACGGTGACCGTGCGCGGCCGGTGTGCGCAGGTGCCGGAGGGCCGGGAGGTCTTCGGTGATCTCACGGTCGAGGACAACCTGCGGCTCGGCGGCTGGCGCAACGGCCGCCGGGGCCGGGACACCACGGCGGTCTACGCGCTGTTCCCGGCCCTGGCCGGGCTGCGGCGGCGGCGTGCCGGCACGCTCTCCGGCGGCCAGCAGCAGATGGTGGCGATCGGCCGGGCGCTGATGGCCCGCCCCGACGTGCTGGTCATCGACGAGCTCAGTCTCGGCCTGGCCCCGCTCGCGGTCGAGGAGATCACCGGTCACCTGCGCGCGCTGAGCGTGGCGCTGCTGCTGATCGAGCAGAACGCCCGCCTCGCCCTGGACCTGTGCGCGCGTGGCTACGTGCTGGAGTCGGGCCGGGTCGCGCTGGCCGGGGACGCGGCCGGGCTGGCCGCCGACCCCCGGGTCGCCGCCGCCTATCTGGGCGGGCACGTGGCGGTGACCCCGTGA
- a CDS encoding branched-chain amino acid ABC transporter permease — protein sequence MTGLVGYLVTGLGIGAGFALVGSGLVVIYRVTRVVNFAQGALAVLAAMLTASLLSAGLPHGVAETLGVLAGAAAGLLVGVVAIGRPGTAPGASLIVTLGLGLLAYAVEILVWGDQPRSFPGLGGAVELAGARVQVHYLLIVAVTVPVFGCLALFFARTDLGKALSACASNPYAARVVGIDVRRMGLLSFALGGALGGLAGVLTTPVQQVTFDSDVALIVNGFAAAVLGGLTRPGVALAGGLLLGVAQTVVAGYGGGAYRLEVALVVLLAVMIAHAVRTPPAQEAAA from the coding sequence GTGACCGGCCTGGTCGGTTACCTGGTCACCGGGCTCGGCATCGGCGCGGGGTTCGCGCTGGTCGGCAGCGGCCTGGTGGTGATCTACCGGGTGACCCGGGTGGTCAACTTCGCGCAGGGCGCGCTGGCCGTGCTGGCCGCGATGCTGACCGCGTCGCTGCTGTCCGCCGGGTTGCCGCACGGGGTGGCGGAGACGCTGGGGGTGCTGGCCGGGGCGGCCGCCGGGCTGCTGGTCGGGGTGGTGGCGATCGGCCGGCCGGGGACCGCGCCGGGTGCGTCGCTGATCGTCACGCTCGGGCTGGGCCTGCTGGCCTACGCGGTGGAGATCCTGGTCTGGGGCGACCAGCCGCGGTCGTTCCCCGGGCTCGGTGGCGCGGTCGAGCTGGCCGGCGCCCGGGTGCAGGTGCACTACCTGCTGATCGTCGCGGTCACGGTCCCGGTGTTCGGCTGCCTGGCGCTGTTCTTCGCCCGCACCGACCTCGGCAAGGCGCTGTCGGCGTGCGCGTCGAACCCGTACGCGGCCCGGGTCGTCGGCATCGACGTGCGCCGGATGGGGCTGCTGTCGTTCGCGCTCGGCGGCGCGCTGGGCGGGCTGGCCGGGGTGCTGACCACGCCGGTGCAGCAGGTGACGTTCGACAGCGACGTGGCGCTGATCGTCAACGGGTTCGCCGCGGCGGTGCTCGGCGGGCTCACCCGGCCGGGTGTGGCGCTGGCCGGTGGGCTGCTGCTCGGGGTGGCGCAGACCGTGGTGGCCGGCTACGGCGGCGGCGCGTACCGGCTGGAGGTGGCCCTGGTGGTGCTGTTGGCCGTGATGATCGCGCATGCGGTGCGCACCCCGCCGGCCCAGGAGGCGGCCGCATGA
- a CDS encoding branched-chain amino acid ABC transporter permease gives MRAAWIAAGLLALAVPVLLPERHLAVYVLLALTATVTVGVSMLMGYAGQVSLGQASFYAIGAYAAGLLATHGLPPLLGLLAAPLVAAAAALLVGAPLLRLRGHHLAFATLAVQLILLGLLSRGEWAGGAIGLQGIPRFSAGGVQLRDDLGYAYLALAVLAVVMLVYRNVVVSRVGRALRAAATGEAAAAACGVPVGRYRLAVFALSAAFAGLAGGVYAFYLGYLSPGSFPVLLSIEFVVMAAVGGLGTVAGPLVGAGVITVLVQALTLLGTQPGMPGYAPAVLSYAVYGLVLVVAVLYLPRGIVPSVHSALRIPRGKS, from the coding sequence ATGAGGGCGGCCTGGATCGCCGCGGGTCTGCTGGCGCTGGCCGTGCCGGTGCTGCTGCCCGAGCGGCATCTCGCGGTCTACGTGCTGCTGGCCCTGACCGCCACGGTCACGGTCGGCGTGTCGATGCTGATGGGGTACGCCGGGCAGGTGTCGCTCGGCCAGGCGTCGTTCTACGCGATCGGCGCGTACGCCGCCGGGCTGCTGGCCACGCACGGGCTGCCGCCGCTGCTCGGGCTGCTGGCCGCGCCGCTGGTCGCCGCCGCGGCCGCGCTGCTGGTCGGCGCGCCGCTGCTGCGCCTGCGCGGGCACCACCTGGCGTTCGCGACGCTGGCCGTGCAGCTGATCCTGCTCGGGCTGCTCAGCCGGGGCGAGTGGGCCGGCGGCGCGATCGGCCTGCAGGGCATCCCGCGGTTCTCGGCCGGCGGCGTGCAGCTGCGCGACGACCTCGGCTACGCCTATCTCGCGCTGGCGGTGCTGGCCGTGGTGATGCTGGTCTACCGCAACGTGGTCGTCTCCCGGGTCGGCCGGGCGCTGCGGGCCGCCGCCACCGGGGAGGCCGCCGCGGCCGCCTGCGGGGTGCCGGTCGGCCGTTACCGGCTGGCGGTCTTCGCGCTCTCCGCCGCGTTCGCCGGGCTGGCCGGTGGCGTGTACGCGTTCTACCTCGGTTACCTGTCACCGGGTTCGTTCCCGGTGCTGCTGTCCATCGAGTTCGTGGTGATGGCGGCCGTCGGCGGGCTGGGCACCGTCGCCGGCCCGCTGGTCGGCGCCGGCGTGATCACGGTGCTGGTGCAGGCGCTGACCCTGCTCGGCACCCAGCCCGGCATGCCCGGGTACGCGCCGGCCGTGCTCTCCTACGCCGTCTACGGTCTCGTCCTCGTCGTCGCGGTGCTCTACCTGCCGCGCGGCATCGTCCCGTCCGTCCACAGCGCACTGCGGATCCCGAGGGGGAAGTCGTGA
- a CDS encoding SDR family oxidoreductase, translating to MTGAARGLGLAYARALGAAGAAVVVNDADEAGAAAAAAGIEAAGGRAVAAPGAVGPSDVAEALTERAVATFGRLDVLVTNAGVLRDRILWKMTDEEFDEVVAVHLRGTFTCVRAAVRRMRAQSEGGRVITVGSPAGQRGNPGQTNYAAAKAAVVGMTRTWALECARDRITVNAVVPVAATAMTATIPAFAPHVAAWRERGVPLPDWLRAGEGFGTVEDAAGLVVFLASAASAGITGQAIGVGGDRLTLWTHPAEAVAAHRDGGWDADGVAGVWEPVFGAAVQPVGIPAPREPRP from the coding sequence GTGACCGGCGCCGCGCGCGGGCTCGGCCTGGCCTACGCGCGGGCGCTCGGCGCGGCCGGCGCCGCGGTCGTGGTCAACGACGCGGACGAGGCGGGCGCGGCCGCGGCGGCCGCCGGGATCGAGGCGGCCGGCGGGCGGGCGGTGGCCGCGCCCGGCGCGGTGGGGCCGAGCGACGTCGCCGAGGCGCTCACCGAGCGGGCGGTGGCCACGTTCGGCCGGCTGGACGTGCTGGTGACCAACGCGGGTGTGCTGCGCGACCGGATCCTGTGGAAGATGACCGACGAGGAGTTCGACGAGGTCGTCGCCGTGCACCTGCGCGGCACGTTCACCTGTGTGCGGGCCGCCGTGCGGCGGATGCGGGCCCAGAGCGAAGGTGGCCGGGTCATCACGGTCGGCTCCCCGGCCGGGCAGCGCGGCAACCCGGGCCAGACCAACTACGCGGCGGCCAAGGCCGCGGTCGTCGGCATGACGCGTACCTGGGCGCTGGAGTGCGCCCGTGACCGGATCACCGTCAACGCGGTCGTGCCGGTCGCCGCGACCGCGATGACCGCGACCATCCCGGCCTTCGCCCCGCACGTGGCGGCCTGGCGGGAGCGGGGCGTGCCGTTGCCGGACTGGCTGCGCGCCGGGGAGGGGTTCGGCACCGTGGAGGACGCGGCCGGGCTGGTCGTCTTCCTCGCCTCCGCGGCGTCGGCCGGGATCACCGGGCAGGCGATCGGGGTCGGCGGTGACCGGCTGACGCTGTGGACGCACCCGGCCGAGGCGGTGGCCGCGCACCGGGACGGCGGCTGGGACGCCGACGGTGTCGCCGGCGTGTGGGAGCCGGTGTTCGGCGCGGCGGTGCAACCGGTCGGGATCCCGGCCCCGCGGGAGCCACGGCCATGA
- a CDS encoding amidohydrolase family protein yields the protein MTGYAAIDMHVHVEVSADGHPSLPAHLMAASAAYFKVAGDARQPGVDEIAAYYRERRMAAVVFTVDAETATGHPPIASEEIADACAGHPGTLIPFGSVDPWRGRAAVRQARRLVERHGVRGFKFHPSLQAFSVNDRMAYPLYEQLEASGAIALFHSGQTGIGAGTPGGSGIRLRYANPLDLDDVAADFPDLRIVIAHPSFPWQDEALAVATHKPNVHIDLSGWSPKYFPPQLVRYANTLLADRVLFGSDFPVLTPDRWLADFAALDIRPEVRPKILHGNAARLLGLTAPGERADA from the coding sequence ATGACCGGGTACGCCGCGATCGACATGCACGTGCACGTCGAGGTGTCGGCGGACGGGCACCCGTCGCTGCCGGCGCACCTGATGGCCGCCTCGGCGGCCTACTTCAAGGTGGCCGGCGACGCGCGGCAGCCCGGGGTGGACGAGATCGCCGCCTACTACCGCGAGCGCCGGATGGCCGCGGTGGTCTTCACCGTCGACGCGGAGACGGCGACCGGGCATCCGCCGATCGCCAGCGAGGAGATCGCCGACGCCTGCGCCGGGCACCCGGGCACGCTGATCCCGTTCGGCAGCGTCGACCCGTGGCGGGGACGGGCGGCGGTGCGGCAGGCCCGCCGGCTGGTCGAGCGGCACGGGGTGCGCGGCTTCAAGTTCCATCCGAGTCTGCAGGCCTTCTCCGTCAACGACCGGATGGCGTACCCGCTGTACGAACAGCTCGAGGCGTCGGGTGCCATCGCGCTGTTCCACAGTGGGCAGACCGGGATCGGGGCCGGCACGCCGGGCGGGTCGGGCATCCGGCTGCGGTACGCCAATCCGCTCGACCTCGACGACGTGGCCGCGGACTTCCCGGACCTGCGGATCGTCATCGCGCACCCGTCGTTCCCGTGGCAGGACGAGGCGCTGGCGGTGGCCACCCACAAGCCGAACGTCCACATCGACCTGTCCGGCTGGTCACCGAAGTACTTCCCGCCGCAACTGGTCCGCTACGCCAACACGCTGCTGGCCGACCGGGTGCTGTTCGGCTCCGACTTCCCGGTGCTGACCCCGGACCGCTGGCTGGCCGACTTCGCCGCGCTGGACATCAGACCGGAGGTACGGCCGAAGATCCTGCACGGCAACGCGGCCCGGCTGCTCGGGCTGACCGCACCCGGGGAGCGCGCCGATGCGTAA
- a CDS encoding acyl-CoA synthetase produces MRNQGVGSWAARRARMAPDRVALIHEGRQHTYGEVAARANALAHRLAGLGVRRGDRVAHLGPNQPGFLDALFATGLLGAVFVPLNTRLAAPELDYIIGDCGARVLLWTPGCEATVARLRADARAVPLGEAGGTDGGTTGGTTGGTAGGAAGGAAGGAAGGPVDVDVTDAETCMIMYTSGTTGRPKGAMLTHANIAWNCVNLLIDVDLASDEVTLVSAPMFHVAALNQTVLPTFLKGGTCVLTGGFDPEATLDLIAAYRVTCLFGVPAMFAAIARSPRFGTADLGSVRSLLCGGAPVPEPLIAAYQRRGLTFLQGYGMTECSPGALFLRAPESVRKAGSAGTPVFFGDVRVTTPDGGDAGPGETGEILVRGPTVMAGYWGAPAETRAVLGDDGWLRTGDLAVTDTDGFVYVRDRVKDMIISGGENVYPAEVEAALLAHPAVAECAVVGVPDARWGEVGRAFVVPAAAVEAAELLAFLDGRIARYKIPKSVVFAETLPRTASGKVVKARLRAPVPDRRNP; encoded by the coding sequence ATGCGTAACCAGGGCGTCGGGTCGTGGGCGGCCCGCCGGGCCCGGATGGCCCCGGACCGGGTCGCGCTGATCCACGAGGGACGGCAACACACCTACGGCGAGGTGGCCGCCCGGGCGAACGCGCTGGCGCACCGGCTGGCCGGGCTCGGCGTGCGCCGCGGCGACCGGGTCGCCCACCTCGGGCCGAACCAGCCCGGGTTCCTGGACGCGCTGTTCGCCACCGGCCTGCTCGGCGCCGTGTTCGTGCCGCTGAACACCCGGCTGGCCGCGCCGGAGCTGGACTACATCATCGGCGACTGCGGCGCGCGGGTGCTGCTGTGGACACCCGGCTGCGAGGCGACGGTGGCGCGGCTGCGCGCGGACGCGCGGGCCGTACCGCTCGGCGAGGCCGGTGGCACGGACGGCGGCACGACCGGCGGCACGACCGGCGGCACGGCCGGCGGCGCGGCCGGCGGCGCGGCCGGCGGCGCGGCCGGCGGGCCGGTGGACGTGGACGTCACCGACGCCGAGACCTGCATGATCATGTACACGTCGGGGACCACCGGGCGGCCCAAGGGCGCGATGCTCACCCACGCCAACATCGCTTGGAACTGCGTGAACCTGCTCATCGACGTCGACCTCGCCAGCGACGAGGTCACCCTGGTCAGCGCACCGATGTTCCACGTCGCCGCGCTCAACCAGACCGTGCTGCCCACCTTCCTCAAGGGCGGCACCTGCGTGCTGACCGGCGGCTTCGACCCGGAGGCGACGCTCGACCTGATCGCCGCGTACCGGGTCACCTGCCTGTTCGGCGTGCCCGCGATGTTCGCCGCGATCGCCCGGTCACCGCGGTTCGGCACCGCCGACCTCGGCTCGGTGCGGTCGCTGCTCTGCGGCGGCGCGCCGGTCCCGGAACCGCTGATCGCCGCCTACCAGCGGCGCGGGCTGACGTTCCTGCAGGGGTACGGGATGACGGAGTGCTCCCCCGGCGCGCTGTTCCTGCGCGCGCCGGAGAGCGTGCGCAAGGCCGGGTCGGCGGGCACGCCGGTGTTCTTCGGCGACGTGCGGGTGACCACCCCGGACGGCGGCGACGCCGGGCCCGGCGAGACCGGGGAGATTCTGGTGCGGGGGCCGACGGTGATGGCCGGTTACTGGGGGGCGCCCGCCGAGACGCGCGCGGTGCTGGGCGACGACGGCTGGCTGCGCACCGGCGACCTGGCGGTCACCGACACCGACGGCTTCGTCTACGTCCGCGACCGGGTCAAAGACATGATCATCTCGGGTGGGGAGAACGTCTACCCGGCCGAGGTGGAGGCCGCGCTGCTGGCCCACCCCGCGGTCGCCGAGTGTGCCGTGGTCGGGGTGCCCGACGCGCGCTGGGGCGAGGTCGGCCGCGCGTTCGTGGTGCCCGCCGCCGCGGTGGAGGCCGCCGAGCTGCTCGCCTTCCTCGACGGCCGGATCGCCCGCTACAAGATCCCGAAGTCCGTCGTGTTCGCCGAGACGCTGCCGCGTACCGCCTCGGGCAAGGTCGTCAAGGCGCGGCTGCGGGCGCCCGTCCCCGATCGGAGGAACCCATGA
- a CDS encoding MaoC family dehydratase: protein MTTTVRGLGELAGTAGLDLGHSDWIEVTQQRVDTFADATGDHQWIHVDPVRAAAGPFGGTIAHGYLTLALVIPLWTSLLVVEDVAMAVNYGLNRVRFPSPVPAGSKVRLHAAVLHAREVAGDGVELTVAMTVHREGATKPAVAAEAVYRYYA, encoded by the coding sequence ATGACCACCACCGTGCGCGGGCTCGGCGAGCTCGCCGGGACCGCCGGACTCGACCTCGGCCACAGCGACTGGATCGAGGTCACCCAGCAGCGCGTCGACACCTTCGCCGACGCCACCGGCGACCACCAGTGGATCCACGTCGACCCGGTACGGGCGGCGGCCGGCCCGTTCGGCGGCACCATCGCGCACGGCTACCTGACCCTGGCGCTGGTCATTCCGCTCTGGACGTCACTGCTGGTCGTCGAGGACGTGGCGATGGCGGTGAACTACGGCCTCAACCGGGTCCGGTTCCCCTCCCCGGTCCCCGCCGGGTCGAAGGTGCGGCTGCACGCCGCCGTGCTGCACGCCCGGGAGGTGGCCGGCGACGGGGTGGAGCTGACCGTGGCGATGACCGTGCACCGCGAGGGTGCCACGAAACCCGCCGTGGCCGCCGAGGCCGTCTACCGCTACTACGCGTGA
- a CDS encoding alpha/beta hydrolase produces MRKALAMIVTAVAALAVTGVAHAESRDAAPGAVSWEQCPDIPGAECGALRVPLDYRNPDGRTIEIAISRIRSTAPEKRRGVLFTNPGGPGVAGRDFPAALVAEGLPRSVRDAYDLIGIDPRGVGRSTPVTCDLTPEQIIRGNIPPYAVTPDDVTAWARQAHRIAGQCAASTSAWMLPHVSTANAARDLDRVRVALGERTASFLGYSYGTYLGAVYTTLFPHTTDRVVLDSSLHEKGWDVDGGRAYGRGFEERFPDFAAWAAARPEYRLGRTPAQVRATYLDLAGRLDRAPVQGVDGASFRLFSFIYSYDDRRFPLMAASWKALAENQPLPVVDAAPAPAPDPENAIAARLHTVCADSRWPTAVGVYRANVAADRIRYPLFGAAAANIQPCAFWRDPVEPPVRIGDRGPATVLIAQNDRDPGTPLSGARSMRRALGDRAVMVHADQGGHGAFVFTPNRCLNTAVESFLVTGERPAHDRWCRAEAR; encoded by the coding sequence ATGCGAAAGGCCTTAGCCATGATCGTCACCGCGGTGGCGGCGCTCGCCGTCACCGGGGTGGCCCACGCGGAGTCCCGCGACGCCGCACCCGGCGCGGTGAGCTGGGAACAGTGCCCGGACATCCCCGGCGCGGAGTGCGGGGCGCTGCGGGTGCCGCTGGACTACCGGAATCCGGACGGCCGGACCATCGAGATCGCGATCTCACGGATCAGGAGCACGGCCCCGGAGAAGCGCCGCGGCGTGCTGTTCACCAACCCGGGCGGGCCGGGCGTGGCGGGCCGTGACTTCCCGGCGGCGCTGGTGGCCGAGGGCCTGCCGCGGAGCGTGCGGGACGCCTACGACCTGATCGGCATCGACCCGCGTGGCGTCGGCCGCAGCACGCCGGTCACCTGCGACCTGACCCCCGAGCAGATCATCAGGGGCAACATCCCGCCGTACGCGGTGACGCCGGACGACGTGACCGCGTGGGCGCGGCAGGCGCACCGCATCGCCGGGCAGTGCGCGGCGTCCACGTCGGCGTGGATGCTGCCGCACGTCTCCACCGCCAACGCGGCCCGTGACCTGGACCGGGTACGGGTCGCGCTCGGCGAGCGGACGGCGTCGTTCCTCGGCTACTCGTACGGCACCTACCTGGGCGCGGTCTACACCACGCTGTTCCCGCACACCACCGACCGAGTCGTGTTGGACAGCAGCCTGCACGAGAAGGGCTGGGACGTCGACGGCGGCCGCGCGTACGGGCGCGGCTTCGAGGAACGGTTCCCGGACTTCGCGGCGTGGGCGGCGGCCCGCCCCGAGTACCGGCTCGGCCGCACCCCGGCACAGGTCCGGGCGACCTACCTCGACCTCGCCGGCCGGCTCGACCGCGCGCCCGTGCAGGGCGTGGACGGCGCGTCCTTCCGGCTGTTCTCGTTCATCTACAGCTACGACGACCGGCGGTTCCCGCTGATGGCCGCCTCATGGAAGGCCCTGGCCGAGAACCAGCCGCTACCGGTCGTCGACGCGGCCCCGGCACCGGCACCGGATCCGGAGAACGCGATCGCCGCGCGTCTCCACACCGTCTGCGCCGACTCGCGCTGGCCGACGGCGGTCGGCGTCTACCGGGCCAACGTCGCGGCCGACCGGATCCGCTACCCGCTGTTCGGCGCGGCGGCGGCCAACATCCAGCCGTGCGCGTTCTGGCGCGACCCGGTGGAGCCGCCGGTCCGCATCGGCGACCGGGGGCCGGCCACCGTCCTGATCGCGCAGAACGACCGGGACCCGGGCACGCCGCTGTCCGGCGCACGCAGCATGCGGCGGGCGCTCGGCGACCGCGCCGTCATGGTGCACGCCGACCAGGGCGGTCACGGCGCGTTCGTCTTCACGCCGAACCGCTGCCTGAACACGGCGGTGGAGTCGTTCCTCGTCACCGGCGAGCGCCCGGCGCACGACCGGTGGTGCCGGGCCGAGGCGCGTTGA